TATCGCTGTGGGCATGCGCTTCGACAACAAGATTGCCATCATCGTCCATGACGAGCTCGCCGCCTGGCAGAAGCTCAATGTCACCGCGTTCCTGTCCGGAGGGTTGGTCGCCGCCGCGCCGGACCTCGGCGGCCAAGCTTACCGCGACGGCTCCGGCAAGGTCTACGGTCCGCTGGTACGCCAGCCGATCCTGATCTTCGCCGCAACCTCCGCCGACCTCACCCGCGTGCTGCGGCGCGCCGGCGAAGCGGGCCTGACGCCCTCGCTCTACACGAGGGAGCTGTTCGCGACCGGTCATGACGAGGCCAACCGCGCTGCAGTTGAAGCTGTCGCCACAGACGCGCTCGACCTAGTCGGGATCGCAATGCATGGCGAGCGCAAGGCGGTCGACAAGGCGATCAAGGGGCTGAAGCTGCATCCATAGGGCGGCGGCAGTCCCCACTCCCCTTGCGGGAGAGGGTTAGGGTGAGGGGTCGCGTGACCTTTCCGTCATGCTCGCCCTTGTGGCGAGCATCCACGTCTTGAACACTACGCTGCCCGGAGGAAGACGTGGATGGTCGGGACAAGCCCGACCATGACGCGGAAAGGTCGCGCGCCCCCTCATCCGGCGCTGCGCGCCACCTTCTCCCGCAAGGGGAGAAGTGAGGAACACCGCCCTCACCCGGTCCGCGCCAGCCGTCCTTCCAGCGGATAGGCCGGATCGCTATAGCCCGGCGTCGAGGGATGGCCCGCAGGCACAAGACTGTCGACCAGCGCCTCGTCTTCGGCGGTGAAGTCGGCCGACAATGCCGAGAGATAGCCCTGCCATTGCTCCATGGTGCGTGGCCCGGCCACCGCCGCGGTCAAGAGCTTGTTGTTCAGCACCCAGCGGACCGCGAACTGC
This genomic interval from Bosea sp. 29B contains the following:
- a CDS encoding DUF2000 family protein, with amino-acid sequence MRFDNKIAIIVHDELAAWQKLNVTAFLSGGLVAAAPDLGGQAYRDGSGKVYGPLVRQPILIFAATSADLTRVLRRAGEAGLTPSLYTRELFATGHDEANRAAVEAVATDALDLVGIAMHGERKAVDKAIKGLKLHP